A region of the Stieleria neptunia genome:
GCTTCGGAATCATCCAAGCCGTATTGCGCTTCGGTCAATGGAATCCACGACAGCAGCAGCGCGTTGGCGACCATCCAGGGCCAGGCACCGAGCAGGAACCCGACCAACAGCATTGACGGGTAGCGGTGCAACAGCACCAGCGCCAAGTCGCCGATTTCCGTCAAGGTTCGGACACGGACGGCCACATGGGTTTGATCAAGTTGCATCGCCGTCTCCTTCGTCCGCGGAGAGACGCGAATCGACCAGATCGGCGTACCGCGCCGTCCGCACCAACGATCCACCGTCGCTTTCGTGTCGTGGGAACCCGAGCACGACGAAATACAGCGTGATCATGCCACTGGAAAAGATCGACCAGGCCACCTTGATCAAGTAAGGCGCCCCGCTGGGTGACAAAAACCCTTCGGTGAAGGCTGCCAAGATAAACATCGTCGCGCTGGCCGCCATGACCGGCACCGAATCTCGTCCGGATTGACGGACCGAGTCGACGCGCGACAGCCCGCGGGTGTAGAACAACCCCATGCCCAATCGCAATCCCGCGCCGGCCGACAACGCGATCGCCGTCAATTCAAAGGGGCCGTGCGCGGTCACGAATTCGAAGAAATGATCGGCCCCCTCGATCCCGTCACGCGACATGTAACCGAAGGTCGCGCCGAGGACGATGGCGTTGTAGGCGAGGGTGACCAGACAAGGAATCAGCAAAATGCCATAGGCAAAGCACTGCAGCCCGATCCCGGTGTTGTGACGGATGTAGAACGCCGCCCGCGCGGTGTATTCTTCGGGACGGACGGCCAGCGGTTCTTTGAAAGATTCCGCCGTCCCCTCAAGCATTTTGGTGCCGCAGATCCGTTCGGCGAAACCTGGAAATTGCTCCTCGGCGGCGCCCATCACCATCGACAGCGCGAACAGCCCGAAGAAAACCAGCGTGGCGACGCGGACGCAGCCGTCGTTAAAGATCCGCTGCGGGGCTTCGTGAAATAAGATGCGAAACCAACCGCCCGGGGCCGGGGTGTGGGTGCGATAAAGTTGATTGTGGGCGCGGGCGACCAAGCGGTGCAGATAGGTCACGGTGTTGGGCGGCAATTGGTAGGCATCGGCCAGCGCCAGATCCGCACAGGCGGCCCGATACAGCGAGGAAAACCGTGCCACGCCCGACGCCCCGCGGTGCTTGGGGCTGACCGAATCGGTGCTGCCACGCAGTTCCATGGCCTCGCACAATCGTTCCAGTTCGGTCCAATCGACACGACGTTTTTCTAACAGCTTGGCGACGTTCACTGGCCGTCCCCCGCAGTCCGGGGTGGGTCAGTTGCCGGCGCAGCGGGCGCCCCGGTGGACGCGGGTGGCGGCGGGGGAGGATTCGCCGCCGCGCTCGACGACGGGCTGCTCCAAACGTCGCCGCGCTGCGTTGTCGGTCCCTGCGCTGTCGGTCCCTGCGTTGTCGGTCCCTGCGTTGTCGGTCCCTGCGTTGTCGGTCGCCGCTGAACGGGTTGACGCTGTGCCGGTTTGCCCAGTTCATCCGGGATGACGCTCTGCAGCGGCTCGGCCAACCCCGACGGTTTGTCGGCATCTTTGGCCAGCGGGCTGTAGCCGGCCAACGGGCCCAGGTCAGCCGGCTCGGTCATCGAATCGGCCAGGAACGTTTTGTAATAAAGCGCGTACAACAGCAAGTCGGGGTCAATGTCCTGGCGAAATTCAAACCGCTCGATCAGTGGATCGGACAGGTTTCGAGCGACTTCGCGACGACGCGGCGGGGTCAAAAAGTGTCGCCGTTCGACATAGGTCGCCAGGGTTCGGGCCATTTTTCGTGTGACCAAGTAATCGCCGGGAATGTAGGACGCCAACGCCGGCACCCGTGCATCGTCGACTTTGGCGATCGGCAATTGCCATTTTCGCTCGTCCACCACGACCATCGTTCCGGCCGCCAGATCCCCCAGACGCTGCATCC
Encoded here:
- a CDS encoding stage II sporulation protein M, which produces MNVAKLLEKRRVDWTELERLCEAMELRGSTDSVSPKHRGASGVARFSSLYRAACADLALADAYQLPPNTVTYLHRLVARAHNQLYRTHTPAPGGWFRILFHEAPQRIFNDGCVRVATLVFFGLFALSMVMGAAEEQFPGFAERICGTKMLEGTAESFKEPLAVRPEEYTARAAFYIRHNTGIGLQCFAYGILLIPCLVTLAYNAIVLGATFGYMSRDGIEGADHFFEFVTAHGPFELTAIALSAGAGLRLGMGLFYTRGLSRVDSVRQSGRDSVPVMAASATMFILAAFTEGFLSPSGAPYLIKVAWSIFSSGMITLYFVVLGFPRHESDGGSLVRTARYADLVDSRLSADEGDGDAT
- a CDS encoding RDD family protein; this encodes MAAVQPLDTTIAVVTPENIAFEYQLAGPFRRLPAYLIDLAVRWGVILGVGLAILIIGGLLSALSTFYGPLTFAFIVILIFVINWFYGTIGEAYFNGRTVGKWFCGIRVIEVDGRPVSPRSALLRNLLRIADLAPVAAINTWDPDVPPIYFIPTGIIGLVSMTMTQRMQRLGDLAAGTMVVVDERKWQLPIAKVDDARVPALASYIPGDYLVTRKMARTLATYVERRHFLTPPRRREVARNLSDPLIERFEFRQDIDPDLLLYALYYKTFLADSMTEPADLGPLAGYSPLAKDADKPSGLAEPLQSVIPDELGKPAQRQPVQRRPTTQGPTTQGPTTQGPTAQGPTTQRGDVWSSPSSSAAANPPPPPPASTGAPAAPATDPPRTAGDGQ